One region of Ictalurus furcatus strain D&B chromosome 17, Billie_1.0, whole genome shotgun sequence genomic DNA includes:
- the clptm1 gene encoding putative lipid scramblase CLPTM1 — MAAQETEGAQQSTVSNGEVSSNGAAASGQVAQTGATAQDPQQQQQQPNAWQVIKGVLFRIFIIWAISSWFRRGSSTPDPSTPAGAPRVPSRNLFPKDTLMDLYVFLSENEVFSEFNSTEALFWFQRDLVYGDWTTGEAGDGCYEHYLELDTPESMKKNGSLYIHVYFTKSGFHPDPKRKGQYRRLATVHATRMLNKFKRRKFLKTKNLLTGETEADPEMIKRAESHGPVEIISHWHPNLTINMVDDHTAWVKGSVPPPLDQHVKFDAVSGDYYPIVYFNDYWNLQKDYYPINETLEKLPLRLTFCPLSLWRWQLYAAQNARSPWNFLSEDTYEQSDEDQDSVKVALLETNPYLLGLTIVVSIVHSIFEFLAFKNDIQFWNSRQSLEGLSVRSIIFGVFQSLVVLLYILDNETNFVVQVSVFIGLLIDFWKITKVMDVKLDRENKIAGVIPRLTFKDKSTYVESSTKIYDDMAFKYLSWLLYPLFGCYAVYSLIYVEHKGWYSWVLSMLYGFLLTFGFITMTPQLFINYKMKSVAHLPWRMLTYKALNTFIDDLFAFVIKMPMMYRIGCLRDDVVFFIYLYQRWIYRVDPNRVNEFGTSGLDHNKENSAQASVGDTAATAATTPAAAITDKPEEEKKND, encoded by the exons ATGGCGGCGCAGGAGACCGAAGGAGCACAGCAGTCCACCGTAAGCAATGGCGAG GTGAGCAGTAATGGCGCAGCTGCTTCAGGCCAGGTTGCACAGACGGGCGCGACTGCGCAGGATccgcagcagcaacaacaacagcccAACGCCTGGCAAGTCATTAAGGGTGTCCTTTTCAG GATCTTCATTATATGGGCCATCAGCAGCTGGTTCCGCAGAGGGTCATCGACCCCTGACCCCAGCACCCCTGCAGGCGCTCCCCGGGTACCCAGCCGCAACCTCTTCCCCAAGGACACCCTAATG GATCTGTATGTGTTTTTATCTGAAAATGAGGTATtttcagaattcaacagcacagaAGCACTGTTTTGGTTCCAGCGGGACCTGGTCTACGGAGACTGGACCACAGGAGAAGCAGGGGACGGATGCTATGAGCATTACCTGGAACTGGACACACCTGAG AGTATGAAGAAGAACGGCTCGTTATACATCCACGTGTACTTCACCAAGAGTGGCTTCCATCCAGATCCAAAACGCAAAGGCCAGTATCGCAGGCTGGCCACCGTCCACGCTACACGAA TGCTGAACAAGTTCAAGCGCAGGAAGTTTCTGAAGACGAAGAACTTGCTGACGGGAGAGACAGAAGCTGATCCAGAGATGATTAAG CGGGCAGAAAGTCATGGTCCGGTGGAGATCATATCTCACTGGCATCCCAACCTAACTATCAACATGGTAGATGATCACACAGCCTGGGTGAAAGGCTCAGTGCCCCCACCCCTCGACCAGC acgtCAAGTTTGATGCAGTGAGTGGGGACTACTACCCCATCGTTTACTTCAACGATTACTGGAACCTGCAGAAGGACTACTACCCCATAAACGAGACTCTAGAGAAGCTGCCCCTGCGCCTCACCTTCTGCCCGCTGTCTCTGTGGCGCTGGCAGCTGTATGCAGCTCAGAATGCCCGCTCACCCTGGAACTTCCTGAGCGAGGACACGTACGAGCAGTCCGATGAGGACCAGGATTCTGTTAAG GTGGCGCTGCTGGAGACTAATCCCTACCTACTGGGCCTGACTATTGTCGTCTCAATCGTGCACAGCATCTTTGAGTTCCTGGCATTCAAGAACG ATATCCAGTTCTGGAACAGTCGCCAGTCTTTGGAGGGGCTGTCTGTGCGCTCCATCATATTTGGCGTGTTCCAGTCCCTGGTGGTGCTCCTCTACATCCTGGACAACGAGACCAACTTTGTGGTGCAAGTCAGCGTCTTCATCGGGCTGCTCATCGACTTCTGGAAGATCACCAAAGTCATGGACGTCAAG TTGGACAGAGAGAACAAGATTGCAGGAGTTATTCCACGACTGACATTCAAAGACAAGTCCACATACGTTGAATCTTCAACTAAAATCTATGATGAT ATGGCCTTTAAGTACCTGTCCTGGCTCCTGTACCCGCTCTTTGGGTGCTATGCTGTTTACAGCTTAATCTATGTAGAGCACAAAGGCTGGTACTCATGGGTGCTGAGCATGCTCTATGGATTCTTGTTAACATTCG GTTTCATCACGATGACTCCGCAGCTGTTTATCAACTATAAGATGAAGTCAGTGGCTCATCTTCCATGGAGGATGCtcacctataaagcactaaacacgTTCATAGATGACCTGTTTGCGTTTGTGATCAAAATGCCCATGATGTACAGAATAGGCTGTCTTCGAGATG ATGTAGTGTTCTTCATCTACTTGTACCAGAGGTGGATCTACAGAGTGGATCCCAACCGCGTCAATGAGTTTGGCACGAGTGGATTGGACCACAACAAAGAGAACTCGGCTCAGGCATCAGTGGGAGACACAGCCGCCACCGCCGCCACCACCCCCGCTGCCGCCATCACAGATAAaccagaggaggagaagaaaaacgattaa
- the mos gene encoding proto-oncogene serine/threonine-protein kinase mos — MPSPIPVTRLLPRDFGLKVGVCSSPLTKHSGDANLRVPVSKFHGKLVCRLWSSVIHWRELCDLEPIGSGGFGFVFKATYFGETVAVKRVKCAKNKLASRQSFWAELNAAHLQHENLVRVIAASTQANGDDLLGASGDSVIGTIVMEYAGDVNLQQVIYSAAEQLRPESCVRYAADVARALRHLHAHGIVHLDLKPANVIVSRAGACKLADFGCSLKVELVRDRAASARRMEIGGTYTHRAPELLRGEDVTPGADVYSFGVTLWQLITREPPYEGERQHILYAVVAFNLRPDLNKHVFSPAGPGCRFKELLRRCWSAEPSQRPSAGQLLRELSEFPS; from the coding sequence ATGCCGTCTCCAATCCCCGTGACACGCCTTCTCCCGAGAGACTTCGGTCTCAAGGTGGGCGTCTGCAGCAGCCCTCTCACTAAACATTCAGGGGACGCGAATCTTCGTGTGCCGGTCAGCAAGTTTCACGGGAAGCTCGTGTGCAGACTCTGGTCTTCTGTGATCCACTGGCGCGAGCTCTGTGATCTGGAGCCCATCGGCTCCGGCGGATTTGGCTTTGTGTTCAAAGCTACGTACTTCGGTGAGACGGTGGCGGTGAAGCGCGTCAAGTGCGCCAAGAACAAATTGGCTTCCCGGCAGAGTTTCTGGGCCGAGCTGAACGCGGCGCACCTGCAGCACGAGAACCTGGTGCGCGTGATCGCCGCCAGCACGCAGGCCAACGGCGACGACCTCTTGGGCGCGAGCGGCGACAGCGTCATCGGCACCATCGTCATGGAGTACGCGGGTGATGTGAACCTGCAGCAGGTGATCTACAGCGCCGCCGAGCAGCTCCGCCCCGAGTCCTGCGTGCGTTACGCAGCAGACGTGGCGCGCGCCCTTAGGCACCTGCACGCCCACGGCATCGTGCACTTGGATCTGAAACCCGCGAACGTCATCGTTTCCCGCGCGGGCGCATGCAAGCTGGCGGATTTCGGATGCTCGTTAAAAGTGGAGCTCGTGCGCGATCGCGCTGCCTCAGCTCGCCGGATGGAGATCGGCGGCACGTACACGCACCGAGCCCCCGAACTCCTCAGGGGAGAGGACGTAACACCCGGAGCAGACGTGTACTCTTTCGGCGTCACTCTCTGGCAGCTGATCACACGTGAGCCGCCGTATGAAGGAGAGCGACAGCACATCCTGTACGCCGTGGTCGCCTTCAACCTGCGCCCTGACCTAAACAAGCACGTGTTCAGTCCGGCCGGACCGGGCTGCCGGTTTAAGGAGCTTCTCAGACGGTGCTGGAGCGCGGAACCGAGCCAAAGACCGAGCGCAGGACAGCTCCTTAGAGAGCTCTCAGAGTTCCCATCGTGA